The Aurantiacibacter arachoides genome window below encodes:
- the tkt gene encoding transketolase has translation MSEDQTSFTDMANAIRALSMDAVQAANSGHPGMPMGMADVATVLWSDYLKFDPKDPDWADRDRFVLSAGHGSMLIYSLLYLSGYDAPTLEDLKNFRQLNSPCAGHPENFLLDGVEATTGPLGQGLAMAVGMAIAERHLNAEFGDDLVDHRTWTIAGDGCLMEGINHEAIGLAGHLKLGRLIVLWDDNDITIDGKVSLSSSEDIPARYRATGWHVAECDGHDPADIRRAIDEAVAETGKPSLVRCTTVIGKGAPTKQGTSATHGSPLGETEIEGARKALGWAHGAFVVPDDVLAAWRATGERGVKAHSAWRDRLGQSDGRAEFERRMAGDPPKGDQVSKTLRKWLDNPEKIATRKASENALEILNPLIPELVGGSADLTGSNNTKAGGITAFTADDYAGRYMYYGIREFGMAAAMNGMALHGGVIPYGGTFLIFTDYCRGAIRLSALQQVRVIYVMTHDSIGLGEDGPTHQPIEHLQSLRAMPNLLVMRPADRVETAECWQIALAQRDRPTVLALSRQNLPQVRNAPDEVDCSARGAYRLKKAGNKRRVILIATGSEVHLALECAEALEKQGVGADVVSMVCTELFDEQDAAYRADLLPDVDPAEILRVSVEAGTTFGWERYTMANGLRFGIDRFGASGPAEHLYEKFGLTADAIVPQIISNIKA, from the coding sequence ATGAGCGAAGACCAGACCAGTTTCACCGATATGGCCAACGCCATCCGCGCGCTTTCGATGGACGCGGTGCAGGCGGCCAACTCCGGCCACCCCGGCATGCCGATGGGCATGGCGGACGTGGCGACGGTGCTGTGGTCCGATTACCTGAAGTTCGATCCCAAGGACCCTGACTGGGCCGACCGTGACCGCTTCGTCCTTAGCGCCGGCCATGGCTCCATGCTGATCTATTCGCTGTTGTACCTGTCCGGCTACGATGCACCGACACTGGAAGACCTCAAGAACTTCCGCCAGTTGAACAGCCCTTGCGCCGGGCACCCGGAAAACTTCCTGCTCGACGGGGTAGAGGCCACCACGGGCCCGCTGGGCCAGGGCTTGGCGATGGCGGTTGGCATGGCGATCGCCGAGCGGCACCTGAACGCCGAATTCGGGGACGACCTGGTCGATCACCGCACCTGGACGATCGCGGGCGACGGCTGCCTGATGGAAGGCATCAACCACGAGGCGATCGGCTTGGCCGGACACCTCAAGCTCGGCCGGTTGATCGTGCTGTGGGATGACAACGACATCACCATCGACGGCAAGGTGTCCCTGTCCTCCAGCGAGGATATTCCCGCCCGCTATCGGGCGACCGGCTGGCACGTGGCGGAATGTGACGGGCACGACCCGGCAGACATTCGCCGCGCCATCGACGAAGCTGTCGCCGAGACCGGCAAGCCGTCGCTGGTGCGCTGCACCACGGTCATCGGCAAGGGCGCGCCCACCAAACAGGGCACGAGCGCAACCCACGGCAGCCCGCTGGGCGAAACCGAAATCGAAGGCGCACGCAAGGCGTTGGGCTGGGCACACGGCGCGTTCGTGGTGCCGGACGATGTGCTGGCAGCGTGGCGCGCCACCGGCGAGCGCGGGGTTAAGGCGCACAGCGCGTGGCGCGACCGGCTCGGCCAGAGCGACGGCAGGGCCGAGTTCGAACGGCGCATGGCAGGCGATCCGCCCAAGGGTGATCAGGTATCAAAGACGCTACGCAAGTGGCTGGATAACCCGGAAAAGATTGCCACCCGCAAGGCAAGCGAGAACGCGCTGGAGATACTCAATCCGCTGATCCCGGAACTGGTTGGCGGCAGTGCCGATCTGACCGGCTCGAACAATACCAAGGCCGGCGGCATCACCGCCTTTACCGCCGATGATTACGCGGGCCGCTATATGTATTACGGCATCCGTGAATTCGGCATGGCGGCGGCCATGAACGGCATGGCGCTGCACGGTGGGGTCATCCCCTACGGCGGCACGTTCCTGATCTTCACCGATTACTGCCGCGGCGCGATACGCCTGTCGGCGCTGCAACAGGTGCGCGTGATCTACGTGATGACGCATGACAGCATCGGCCTGGGCGAGGATGGGCCCACGCACCAGCCGATCGAGCATTTGCAGTCGCTTCGCGCCATGCCCAACCTGCTCGTCATGCGCCCGGCCGACCGGGTGGAGACGGCCGAGTGCTGGCAGATCGCTCTGGCGCAGAGGGACCGCCCCACGGTCCTTGCCCTCAGCCGCCAGAACCTGCCGCAGGTGCGCAACGCGCCGGACGAGGTCGATTGCAGCGCCCGGGGCGCCTATCGCCTGAAGAAGGCTGGCAACAAGCGTCGCGTCATTCTCATCGCGACAGGGTCCGAAGTGCATCTCGCGCTGGAATGTGCCGAGGCGCTGGAAAAGCAGGGCGTGGGAGCCGATGTCGTCTCGATGGTCTGCACCGAACTGTTCGACGAGCAGGACGCGGCCTACCGGGCCGACCTGCTGCCGGATGTCGACCCGGCGGAAATCCTGCGTGTCAGCGTAGAGGCGGGCACGACGTTCGGGTGGGAACGCTATACCATGGCGAACGGCCTGCGCTTCGGCATCGACCGCTTCGGCGCTTCCGGCCCGGCGGAACACCTTTACGAAAAATTCGGTCTGACTGCGGACGCCATCGTTCCGCAGATCATCAGCAACATCAAGGCTTAA
- a CDS encoding NAD-dependent epimerase/dehydratase family protein, producing MRVLVTGAAGFIGAALADALLARGDAVIGMDNMNAYYDPALKRDRIERVRAEGGQFTFHTVDFADMAALQGALEGDPFDAIVHLGAQAGVRYSIENPASYVQSNLVGHANILELARQRGVAHLVYASSSSVYGGNEKLPFSVDDRADHPVSLYAATKRADEMMSEAYAHLFRLPQTGLRFFTVYGPWGRPDMACWLFTAKILSGEPIQVFNQGEMWRDFTFIDDIVAGIVAALDHPPPDDGAIKAGGSSKPHALYNIGNHRSEKLTDFIAVLEDACGKEALIDLQPMQPGDVARTYADIDAIRADLGYAPTTTIAEGVPRFVDWYRGYHGV from the coding sequence ATGCGGGTGCTCGTTACCGGGGCGGCGGGGTTTATCGGGGCTGCCCTTGCCGATGCGCTGCTGGCGCGCGGGGATGCGGTGATCGGCATGGACAACATGAACGCCTATTACGACCCCGCCTTGAAGCGGGACCGGATCGAACGGGTGCGCGCAGAGGGCGGGCAGTTCACGTTTCACACGGTGGATTTCGCCGATATGGCGGCGTTGCAGGGCGCGCTCGAGGGTGACCCGTTCGATGCCATCGTCCATCTGGGCGCACAGGCGGGGGTGCGATATTCGATCGAGAACCCCGCAAGCTACGTGCAATCGAACCTCGTCGGCCATGCCAACATCCTTGAGTTGGCACGCCAGCGCGGTGTGGCGCACCTCGTCTATGCCAGCTCCAGCTCGGTCTACGGGGGCAACGAGAAGCTGCCCTTTTCCGTCGACGACCGGGCCGATCACCCCGTCTCGCTCTATGCCGCGACCAAGCGCGCGGACGAGATGATGAGCGAGGCCTACGCCCACCTCTTTCGCCTGCCGCAGACGGGCCTGCGGTTCTTCACCGTCTATGGACCCTGGGGCCGGCCGGACATGGCCTGCTGGCTGTTCACGGCAAAGATTTTGTCGGGCGAACCGATCCAGGTGTTCAACCAGGGCGAGATGTGGCGGGACTTCACCTTCATCGACGATATCGTGGCGGGCATCGTCGCTGCACTCGACCATCCGCCGCCCGACGACGGAGCGATCAAGGCCGGCGGATCGAGCAAGCCGCACGCGCTTTACAACATCGGCAATCACCGCTCGGAAAAGCTGACGGATTTCATTGCCGTGCTGGAGGATGCCTGCGGCAAGGAAGCCCTGATCGACTTGCAGCCGATGCAGCCGGGTGACGTTGCCCGCACGTATGCGGACATCGACGCGATCCGCGCGGACCTGGGCTACGCACCCACCACCACCATCGCTGAGGGCGTGCCGCGCTTCGTCGACTGGTATCGCGGCTACCACGGGGTCTGA
- a CDS encoding cell division protein ZapA — protein sequence MSNVTLDIAGRKYTIACAPGEESHIEALGAAIDAKLSQLDNLTGQSPERILLYASLLLADELHEATSKPAPPAKTAEPEESVAIQLETMADRLETLAMQLETGPIAS from the coding sequence ATGAGCAACGTCACACTCGACATTGCCGGCCGCAAGTACACCATCGCCTGCGCCCCGGGCGAGGAGAGCCATATAGAGGCGCTGGGCGCGGCTATCGATGCCAAGCTGTCGCAGCTCGACAACCTGACCGGCCAGTCGCCCGAACGCATCCTGCTTTACGCCTCGCTGCTCCTGGCGGATGAATTGCACGAGGCGACCAGCAAGCCGGCGCCCCCCGCCAAGACGGCCGAGCCGGAGGAAAGCGTGGCGATCCAGCTCGAAACGATGGCAGACCGGCTCGAAACCCTCGCAATGCAGCTTGAGACCGGGCCCATTGCATCCTAG
- a CDS encoding dihydrolipoamide acetyltransferase family protein, whose protein sequence is MATFTFPMPDIGEGITEAEIVAWHKQVGDRVSEDEEFVDMMTDKATVPLESPVTGTIVQIAGEVGDMVAIGSPLIVVEVEGEAADETAEAAELPSPAAEVVAERIEVENPDAIDVEDARRADPVPAAIPVPTPAPAPTPTPASAGAKVLASPAVRARAKDLGVDLAQVRGDGRVRHADLDSFIAYSGGYSGAGQARADESIKVIGLRKRIAENMAASKRQIPHFTYVEECDVTALEDTRAQLNQDRGDRPKLTMLPLLITAICKALPGFPMINARYDDEAKVVTRHGAVHLGMATMTDNGLMVPVIRDAQAKNLWQLATEIGRLAEAARSGSAKSEELSGSSLTVTSLGPLGGIATTPVINRPEVAIIGPNRIVERPMFVTGADGVERIEKRKLMNVSISCDHRVVDGYDAAAFVQEVKKLIEAPARILAG, encoded by the coding sequence ATGGCGACATTCACCTTCCCTATGCCCGATATCGGCGAAGGCATCACCGAGGCGGAGATCGTCGCCTGGCACAAGCAGGTCGGCGACCGCGTGTCGGAGGACGAGGAATTCGTCGACATGATGACGGACAAGGCCACCGTCCCGCTGGAAAGCCCGGTGACTGGCACGATCGTGCAGATCGCCGGCGAGGTGGGTGACATGGTGGCGATCGGCAGCCCGCTGATCGTGGTCGAGGTCGAGGGCGAAGCCGCAGACGAGACTGCGGAGGCGGCGGAACTGCCGTCGCCCGCGGCCGAGGTCGTGGCGGAGCGGATCGAGGTGGAGAACCCGGACGCGATCGACGTGGAAGATGCGCGAAGGGCCGATCCCGTGCCCGCTGCTATCCCGGTGCCTACACCCGCCCCGGCGCCAACCCCGACGCCCGCCAGCGCTGGCGCCAAGGTTCTTGCCAGCCCAGCGGTGCGCGCGCGCGCAAAGGACCTCGGCGTCGACCTCGCCCAGGTGCGCGGCGACGGCCGCGTGCGCCATGCCGATCTCGACAGCTTCATCGCCTATTCGGGCGGCTATTCCGGGGCCGGGCAGGCGCGTGCGGACGAGAGCATCAAGGTCATCGGCCTGCGCAAGCGAATCGCCGAGAACATGGCGGCGTCCAAGCGCCAGATCCCCCATTTCACCTACGTCGAGGAATGCGACGTCACCGCACTGGAGGACACCCGTGCGCAACTGAACCAGGACCGCGGGGATCGGCCGAAGCTGACCATGCTGCCGCTGCTCATTACAGCGATCTGCAAGGCGTTGCCCGGTTTCCCGATGATCAACGCCCGTTATGATGACGAGGCCAAAGTCGTCACCCGCCACGGCGCGGTGCATCTGGGCATGGCCACGATGACCGATAACGGCCTCATGGTCCCCGTCATCCGTGATGCGCAGGCAAAGAACCTGTGGCAGTTGGCGACCGAGATCGGCCGCCTGGCGGAGGCTGCGCGCAGCGGTTCGGCCAAGTCGGAGGAACTGAGTGGATCATCGCTCACCGTCACCTCGCTCGGGCCCCTGGGCGGCATTGCGACCACCCCGGTCATCAACCGGCCCGAGGTGGCCATTATCGGCCCCAACCGCATCGTCGAGCGGCCAATGTTCGTGACGGGCGCCGATGGCGTCGAACGGATCGAAAAACGCAAGCTGATGAACGTGTCGATTTCCTGCGATCACCGCGTGGTCGACGGCTACGATGCCGCCGCTTTCGTGCAGGAAGTGAAGAAGCTGATCGAGGCGCCTGCGCGCATTCTGGCCGGTTGA
- the thyA gene encoding thymidylate synthase — MDNARHPEWQYLDLMRHIWAHGDERVDRTGVGTRSVFGTMLRFDLSDDRVPLLTTKRVFWKAAAKEMLWFLTGSTNIRPLLEQGVSIWSDWPLKKYRQASGADITQADFERRIVEDNAFAQRWGDLGPVYGKQWVDWPTYRYGPDGTYTRGPGINQVAQVVESLKANPGSRRHIIEGWNVAELDAMALPPCHKTYQFHVAGDRLNCLLYQRSCDVALGLPFNLFGAALLTRMMAAQTGLQAGELVWSGGDTHLYLNHGDLVEAQLGRQPAGQPRLVLNRVPDTIFDHDIADFAVTDYEPQGVLRAPVAV; from the coding sequence ATGGACAATGCGCGCCATCCCGAATGGCAATACCTCGATCTGATGCGCCACATCTGGGCGCACGGGGACGAGCGGGTGGACCGCACCGGCGTTGGCACACGATCGGTGTTCGGCACCATGCTGCGGTTCGATCTGTCGGATGATCGGGTGCCGTTGCTCACCACCAAGCGGGTGTTCTGGAAGGCGGCGGCCAAGGAAATGCTGTGGTTCCTCACCGGCAGCACGAATATCCGCCCGCTGCTGGAACAGGGCGTCTCGATCTGGAGCGACTGGCCGCTGAAAAAATACCGGCAGGCGAGCGGGGCGGATATTACGCAGGCGGACTTCGAGCGTCGCATCGTGGAGGACAATGCCTTTGCGCAGCGTTGGGGCGATCTTGGTCCGGTCTATGGCAAGCAGTGGGTCGACTGGCCGACCTATCGTTACGGGCCGGACGGCACGTACACCAGGGGGCCGGGCATCAACCAGGTCGCCCAGGTCGTGGAGAGCCTGAAGGCCAATCCCGGCAGCCGGCGTCATATCATCGAAGGCTGGAACGTCGCCGAGCTTGACGCCATGGCGCTGCCGCCGTGCCACAAGACCTACCAGTTTCACGTCGCCGGCGATCGCCTGAATTGCCTGCTCTACCAGCGCAGTTGCGACGTGGCGCTGGGTCTGCCGTTCAATCTTTTCGGCGCCGCGCTGCTTACCCGGATGATGGCCGCGCAGACCGGGCTGCAAGCGGGCGAGCTGGTGTGGAGCGGGGGCGACACGCACCTCTATCTCAACCACGGCGACCTGGTGGAGGCGCAGCTGGGCCGGCAACCGGCGGGGCAACCCCGGCTTGTCCTGAACCGGGTGCCGGATACCATCTTTGACCATGACATCGCCGATTTCGCCGTGACCGATTATGAACCGCAAGGCGTGCTGCGCGCCCCCGTGGCGGTATGA
- a CDS encoding 3-methyl-2-oxobutanoate dehydrogenase (2-methylpropanoyl-transferring) subunit alpha, whose protein sequence is MTADRQDDGSNRPRLALHVPEPRYRPGDAVDFGHLNIPEAGAQMRPDEVCAARETYPLADDLIRVLGDDDRAHGPWDPRLSPDTLRQMLREMALVRAFDGRMYRAQRQGKTSFYMKCTGEEATSVAATHALASDDMIFPSYRQQGCLIARGYALTEMINQIYSNKGDKLKGRQLPIMYCSKRLSFFTISGNLATQLPQAVGFAMASASKGDSRIAATWVGEGSTAEGDFHSAMTFATVYNAPVIFNVVNNQWAISSFSGFAGAERATFAARAVGYGIASLRVDGNDPLAVYAAERWAADRARANGGPTLIEHFTYRAEGHSTSDDPSAYRSAEEGTGWPLGDPVTRLRDHLIALGEWSIEQHEAQDAELDQMVKDAQKEGEKNGILGHGLHHPFHTMFEDVYEELPWHLEEQAAQAIRERQIKWPD, encoded by the coding sequence ATGACGGCGGACAGGCAGGATGACGGGAGCAACCGTCCCAGGCTCGCGCTGCATGTGCCCGAACCGCGCTATCGCCCCGGCGACGCGGTCGATTTCGGCCACCTCAACATTCCCGAGGCAGGTGCCCAGATGCGCCCTGACGAGGTGTGCGCGGCGCGCGAGACCTATCCGCTGGCAGACGACCTGATCCGCGTTCTGGGCGACGACGACAGGGCGCATGGTCCCTGGGATCCGCGCCTCTCGCCCGACACCTTGCGCCAGATGCTGCGCGAAATGGCGCTGGTGCGCGCCTTCGACGGGCGGATGTACCGCGCTCAGCGGCAGGGCAAGACCAGTTTCTACATGAAGTGCACGGGCGAAGAGGCGACCAGCGTGGCCGCCACCCATGCCCTGGCATCGGACGACATGATCTTCCCCAGCTACCGCCAGCAGGGCTGCCTGATTGCGCGCGGCTATGCCCTGACCGAGATGATCAACCAGATCTATTCGAACAAGGGCGACAAGCTGAAGGGCCGCCAGCTGCCCATCATGTATTGTTCCAAGCGGCTCAGCTTCTTCACCATCAGCGGCAACCTCGCCACGCAGCTGCCGCAGGCCGTTGGTTTTGCCATGGCCAGCGCCAGCAAGGGTGACAGCCGCATCGCCGCGACCTGGGTGGGCGAGGGCAGCACGGCGGAGGGGGATTTCCACTCCGCCATGACCTTTGCCACGGTCTACAACGCGCCGGTGATCTTCAACGTCGTCAACAACCAGTGGGCGATCTCCAGCTTCTCCGGCTTTGCCGGGGCGGAGCGCGCCACCTTTGCCGCACGTGCCGTGGGCTATGGCATCGCCAGCCTGCGGGTGGATGGCAACGATCCACTGGCAGTCTACGCCGCCGAACGCTGGGCGGCAGACCGCGCGCGCGCCAATGGCGGGCCGACGCTGATCGAACATTTCACCTACCGGGCAGAGGGGCACTCCACCTCGGATGACCCGAGCGCCTACCGCTCTGCGGAAGAGGGCACCGGCTGGCCGCTGGGCGATCCCGTCACGCGATTGCGCGATCACCTGATCGCCCTTGGCGAATGGTCGATCGAACAGCACGAGGCGCAGGACGCCGAGCTCGATCAGATGGTCAAGGACGCGCAGAAGGAAGGCGAGAAGAACGGCATTCTCGGCCACGGTCTGCATCACCCGTTCCATACCATGTTCGAGGACGTGTACGAGGAACTGCCCTGGCACCTGGAAGAACAGGCCGCACAGGCCATTCGCGAAAGGCAGATCAAGTGGCCGGACTGA
- a CDS encoding Fpg/Nei family DNA glycosylase, producing MPELPEAQANRRRIEDQCLNRTITSVELGDDVSYIELPGDNERQRLVGHRFTQTHRHGKLIFAGSKTGPWICVHLGMTGKLLPFDVPDEAPDHTKLLIAFEGDRRLAFRCPRKLGWVRVIDSPEAEIARIGFGPDALDVSREDFRKVMGRTRGTIKGALMAQRKLAGIGNLWSDEILFQTGWHPETVAGDIGEDDLGTMFDTMRAVLAEVCGTGAVYSKLPKDWLIGDRKAGKSCPRCEGTIAKAKVGGRSAYYCDVHQARR from the coding sequence ATGCCGGAACTGCCCGAAGCGCAAGCCAACCGTCGGCGGATCGAGGACCAGTGCCTCAACCGCACCATCACCAGCGTCGAGCTGGGCGACGATGTCTCCTACATCGAACTGCCGGGCGACAACGAGCGACAGCGGCTTGTCGGCCATCGGTTCACGCAGACGCACCGCCATGGGAAGTTGATCTTCGCGGGCAGCAAGACCGGTCCGTGGATATGCGTCCACCTCGGCATGACGGGGAAGCTGTTGCCTTTCGACGTGCCGGACGAGGCGCCAGACCACACCAAGCTGCTGATTGCTTTCGAAGGGGACCGCCGCCTGGCCTTTCGTTGCCCGCGCAAACTTGGCTGGGTGCGGGTGATCGATTCGCCAGAAGCGGAGATCGCCCGCATCGGTTTCGGTCCAGACGCCCTGGACGTATCGCGGGAGGATTTCCGCAAAGTGATGGGTCGCACCCGCGGGACGATCAAGGGCGCGTTAATGGCGCAGCGCAAGCTGGCGGGTATCGGCAACCTGTGGTCGGACGAAATCCTGTTTCAGACCGGCTGGCATCCGGAAACCGTGGCCGGTGACATCGGCGAAGATGATCTGGGCACGATGTTCGATACCATGCGCGCGGTGCTGGCGGAAGTTTGCGGGACAGGCGCGGTCTACAGCAAGCTGCCAAAGGACTGGCTGATCGGCGATCGCAAGGCCGGAAAGAGCTGTCCCCGCTGCGAAGGCACAATTGCCAAGGCAAAAGTCGGCGGGCGCAGCGCTTATTACTGCGACGTGCACCAGGCACGACGGTAA
- a CDS encoding alpha-ketoacid dehydrogenase subunit beta, with product MNMIEAINSALDVMLDRNPDVIVLGEDIGYFGGVFRCTAGLQEKYGKNRVFDTPISECGIIGAAVGMGAYGLRPVPEIQFADYIYPGLDQLISEAARLRYRSAGEFVAPMTVRSPFGGGIFGGQTHSQSPEALFTHVAGLKTVIPATPYDAKGLLIASIEDNDPVIFFEPKRIYNGPFDGYYDKPATSWKGHADAQVPEGYYKVPLGKARVVREGEALTVLAYGTMVHVAKAVCEAKGVDAEILDLRTLVPLDIAAIEASVERTGRCLIVHEATRTSGFGAELSALVTERCFYHLEAPVERVTGFDTPYPHSLEWAYFPGPVRLGEAIDKILQD from the coding sequence ATGAACATGATCGAGGCGATCAATTCCGCTCTCGACGTCATGCTTGATCGTAATCCCGACGTCATCGTGCTGGGCGAGGATATCGGCTATTTTGGCGGTGTCTTCCGCTGCACGGCTGGCCTGCAGGAGAAATACGGCAAGAACCGCGTGTTCGACACGCCGATTTCGGAATGCGGGATCATCGGCGCGGCGGTGGGCATGGGCGCCTATGGCCTGCGCCCCGTCCCGGAAATCCAGTTCGCCGATTACATCTACCCGGGGCTCGACCAGCTCATCAGCGAGGCGGCGCGGTTGCGCTACCGCTCCGCCGGAGAATTCGTCGCGCCGATGACGGTTCGCAGCCCGTTTGGTGGCGGCATCTTCGGCGGACAGACCCACAGCCAGAGCCCGGAGGCGCTGTTCACCCACGTCGCGGGCCTGAAGACGGTGATTCCGGCGACCCCCTACGACGCCAAGGGTCTGCTGATCGCTTCCATCGAGGACAACGATCCGGTCATCTTCTTCGAGCCGAAGCGCATCTACAACGGCCCCTTCGACGGATACTACGACAAACCGGCGACGAGCTGGAAAGGCCACGCCGACGCGCAGGTGCCGGAAGGCTACTACAAGGTGCCGCTCGGCAAGGCCCGCGTCGTGCGCGAGGGCGAGGCGCTGACGGTGCTCGCCTACGGCACCATGGTGCATGTGGCGAAGGCGGTTTGCGAGGCGAAGGGCGTGGATGCCGAAATTCTCGACCTGCGCACGCTGGTGCCGCTCGACATCGCGGCGATCGAGGCCAGCGTCGAGAGGACCGGTCGCTGCCTGATCGTGCACGAGGCGACCCGGACCAGCGGCTTCGGCGCGGAACTGTCCGCGCTGGTCACCGAACGCTGCTTCTACCATCTCGAGGCGCCGGTGGAGCGCGTGACCGGTTTCGACACGCCGTATCCGCACAGCCTGGAATGGGCGTATTTTCCCGGCCCCGTCCGTCTGGGCGAGGCCATCGACAAGATCTTGCAGGACTGA
- a CDS encoding DUF2842 domain-containing protein → MRTEPTWRIPVGVLGLLAGLLVYTGLVALVAPPLIGEWPALAQGVVYLALGLIWLLPLRRFLIWMETGRWG, encoded by the coding sequence ATGAGGACGGAGCCGACGTGGCGCATTCCCGTCGGCGTGCTGGGGCTGCTGGCCGGCCTCCTCGTCTACACCGGCCTCGTCGCGCTGGTCGCGCCGCCGCTGATCGGGGAGTGGCCGGCCCTGGCTCAGGGGGTCGTCTATCTGGCCCTCGGGCTGATCTGGCTGCTGCCGTTGCGGCGGTTCCTGATCTGGATGGAGACCGGCCGCTGGGGCTAG
- a CDS encoding 5-formyltetrahydrofolate cyclo-ligase, which yields MNEISRKKAELRAALRKARLDHAAALPPQVSALVFRQPPAPLLALVPEGAIVGLYRAGAGEAPATSYTRFFHERGHTVALPRVVKLAEPMHFHVHSDPWGESDLEAGPMDLRQPHLTAPVVVPDVLFMPLVGFTERGDRIGQGGGFYDRWLADHPGTLAIGMAWDVQRVDTLPVEDHDMPLAAIVTPTRIYGPFA from the coding sequence ATGAACGAAATCTCCCGAAAGAAGGCCGAATTGCGCGCCGCCTTGCGCAAGGCCCGGCTCGACCACGCAGCTGCTTTGCCGCCGCAGGTTTCGGCGCTGGTCTTTCGTCAGCCGCCCGCCCCGCTCCTAGCCCTCGTTCCGGAAGGCGCTATCGTGGGCCTGTACCGCGCCGGCGCGGGAGAAGCGCCCGCCACGTCCTACACGCGCTTCTTCCACGAACGCGGCCACACCGTCGCCCTGCCCCGCGTGGTCAAGCTGGCGGAGCCGATGCATTTCCACGTTCACTCCGACCCATGGGGAGAAAGCGACCTGGAAGCCGGCCCGATGGACCTGCGCCAGCCGCATCTCACCGCGCCGGTCGTGGTGCCAGACGTCCTGTTCATGCCGCTTGTCGGCTTCACCGAGCGCGGTGACCGGATCGGCCAGGGCGGAGGCTTCTACGACCGCTGGCTGGCCGATCACCCGGGCACGTTAGCCATCGGCATGGCCTGGGACGTGCAACGCGTCGATACCTTGCCAGTAGAGGACCACGACATGCCGCTTGCCGCGATCGTGACCCCCACCCGCATCTATGGGCCCTTCGCATGA
- a CDS encoding hybrid sensor histidine kinase/response regulator, producing MTDPVKFLLVDDLEENLLALEAFLGSEDLELHKARSGDEALELMLSNEYALALLDVQMPGMDGFELAEFMRANERSRHIPIIFLTAGSGDAARRFRGYEAGAVDFIQKPIETDVLRSKANVFLDLFRQRRQITAQRDELAALTAVLKSADQQKNRFLAVLAHELRNPLAVLAAGLNILERATDESAMDAVRASMRQNLHHMTRLVDDLLDINRIERGKISLRRETLLLSDLMPPALEVAGPAIEKAGHQLLVTLPDEPVTLDVDPARFTQIVGNIVGNAARYTPKGGRIEVIAARSGDRVTITVSDNGVGIPAEQQSRVFNMFEQSNNGLGIVGDGLGIGLALVSQLVELHGGTIRLVESSPGVGSTFEVSLPTVS from the coding sequence ATGACAGATCCCGTCAAGTTCCTGCTGGTGGACGACCTGGAGGAAAACCTCCTCGCGCTCGAGGCGTTCCTGGGGTCTGAAGACCTGGAACTGCACAAGGCGCGCAGCGGTGACGAAGCGCTCGAACTGATGCTGTCCAATGAATACGCGCTGGCCCTGCTCGACGTGCAGATGCCCGGAATGGACGGTTTCGAGCTGGCCGAATTCATGCGCGCCAACGAACGTTCGCGGCATATCCCGATCATCTTCCTCACCGCAGGCAGCGGTGACGCCGCGCGGCGCTTTCGCGGGTACGAGGCAGGTGCGGTGGACTTCATCCAGAAGCCGATCGAAACCGATGTGCTGCGGTCAAAGGCGAACGTGTTTCTCGACCTGTTCCGCCAGCGCCGGCAAATCACGGCCCAGCGTGACGAGTTGGCTGCGCTGACCGCGGTGCTGAAATCCGCCGACCAGCAGAAGAACCGCTTCCTTGCGGTGCTTGCCCACGAACTGCGCAACCCGCTGGCGGTGCTGGCCGCGGGCCTGAACATCCTCGAGCGGGCCACCGACGAAAGCGCAATGGACGCCGTGCGCGCATCCATGCGGCAGAACCTGCACCACATGACGCGGCTCGTGGACGATCTGCTCGATATCAACCGGATCGAGCGCGGCAAAATCTCGCTGCGCAGGGAAACGCTGTTGTTGAGCGATCTGATGCCCCCGGCTCTCGAGGTTGCGGGCCCCGCAATCGAAAAAGCCGGGCATCAGCTCCTTGTGACCCTGCCCGACGAACCCGTCACGCTCGATGTCGATCCGGCGCGGTTCACCCAGATCGTCGGCAACATCGTCGGCAACGCGGCGCGTTACACCCCGAAAGGCGGGCGGATCGAGGTCATTGCAGCGCGGAGCGGCGACCGCGTGACCATCACGGTGTCGGACAACGGCGTGGGCATCCCCGCAGAGCAGCAATCGCGCGTGTTCAATATGTTCGAACAATCCAATAACGGATTGGGCATCGTGGGAGACGGGCTGGGGATCGGTCTGGCCCTGGTGAGCCAACTGGTCGAATTGCACGGCGGCACCATCCGCCTCGTGGAAAGCTCACCGGGCGTGGGCAGCACCTTCGAGGTTTCCCTGCCAACGGTATCCTGA